In Mobula hypostoma chromosome 12, sMobHyp1.1, whole genome shotgun sequence, one DNA window encodes the following:
- the c12h19orf47 gene encoding uncharacterized protein C19orf47 homolog isoform X3: MVSVTLATSEWIQFFKDAGIPAGPAVNYAVSFVDNRIQKNMLMDLTKDIMNELGITAVGDIIAILKHAKVVYKQELAKMATESINPSPGNVQFELKRTTGSPASRMITNSLSRESPPSTPVRRPETTTSKISVTVANKLATKKAVLSRPADPGPDNSVKRRRVTAEMEGLPRTSVFDRLGAETKADTTTGSKPTGVFSRLGEVVCQKESSDDDEAGSVLQYAGVLKRAPTASAQESPTLPLLTKERAAAARAKASATTIRRLAVPKASSRTVPGKGVQATGVVPTTRLQSASQAKVSIRQRLGKPAPTEADTQDNKVTSTKSRGSPEFTVTIKNTARTPAGTKVTSSTEGRLAQMDSTATISVFERLGKKLK, from the exons GATTCAGAAGAACATGCTCATGGACCTCACCAAAGACATCATGAATGAACTGGGCATCACGGCTGTCGGGGATATTATTGCCATTCTAAAACATGCCAAAGTGGTTTACAAGCAG GAACTTGCTAAGATGGCTACAGAGTCGATAAACCCCTCTCCTGGAAACGTACAGTTTGAATTGAAAAGAACAACGGGCTCAC CTGCCTCTCGGATGATTACCAACAGCTTGAGCAGAGAATCCCCACCTTCTACTCCGGTTCGGAGGCCTGAAACGACCACTTCCAAAATATCTGTCACTGTGGCCAACAAGCTTGCCACAAAGAAAGCAG TTCTTTCCAGACCAGCTGACCCCGGCCCGGACAATTCCGTAAAGCGACGGCGAGTGACTGCGGAAATGGAAG GTTTGCCAAGGACGTCGGTCTTTGATAGGCTTGGTGCCGAAACAAAAGCAGACACCACTACTGGGAGTAAG CCGACGGGAGTGTTCAGCCGCCTGGGTGAAGTAGTCTGTCAGAAGGAGAGCAGTGATGACGACGAAGCTGGTTCTGTGCTTCAGTACGCCGGGGTCTTGAAGAGGGCTCCGACTGCGTCCGCTCAGGAGAGCCCCACGCTTCCGCTCCTAACCAAGGAGAGAGCTGCAGCAGCGAGAGCCAAAGCCTCTGCCACCACGATAAGACGACTGGCGGTCCCGAAAGCTAGCAGTAGGACTGTGCCCGGCAAGGGTGTACAGGCAACAGGAGTGGTCCCCACCACCCGCCTGCAGTCGGCGAGCCAAGCCAAGGTCAGCATCAGGCAGAGGCTGGGGAAGCCTGCCCCCACTGAGGCCGACACACAGGACAACAAAGTCACCAGTACAAAAAGCCGTGGCAGCCCGGAGTTCACTGTGACCATCAAGAACACGGCACGGACTCCGGCCGGTACCAAAGTGACCAGCAGTACGGAGGGTCGCCTGGCTCAGATGGACTCCACGGCGACCATCAGTGTGTTCGAACGGCTGGGCAAGAAGCTGAAGTAA
- the c12h19orf47 gene encoding uncharacterized protein C19orf47 homolog isoform X1, with translation MVSVTLATSEWIQFFKDAGIPAGPAVNYAVSFVDNRIQKNMLMDLTKDIMNELGITAVGDIIAILKHAKVVYKQELAKMATESINPSPGNVQFELKRTTGSPASRMITNSLSRESPPSTPVRRPETTTSKISVTVANKLATKKAVLSRPADPGPDNSVKRRRVTAEMEGKYIINMPKGTTAKTKKILEQQATKGLPRTSVFDRLGAETKADTTTGSKPTGVFSRLGEVVCQKESSDDDEAGSVLQYAGVLKRAPTASAQESPTLPLLTKERAAAARAKASATTIRRLAVPKASSRTVPGKGVQATGVVPTTRLQSASQAKVSIRQRLGKPAPTEADTQDNKVTSTKSRGSPEFTVTIKNTARTPAGTKVTSSTEGRLAQMDSTATISVFERLGKKLK, from the exons GATTCAGAAGAACATGCTCATGGACCTCACCAAAGACATCATGAATGAACTGGGCATCACGGCTGTCGGGGATATTATTGCCATTCTAAAACATGCCAAAGTGGTTTACAAGCAG GAACTTGCTAAGATGGCTACAGAGTCGATAAACCCCTCTCCTGGAAACGTACAGTTTGAATTGAAAAGAACAACGGGCTCAC CTGCCTCTCGGATGATTACCAACAGCTTGAGCAGAGAATCCCCACCTTCTACTCCGGTTCGGAGGCCTGAAACGACCACTTCCAAAATATCTGTCACTGTGGCCAACAAGCTTGCCACAAAGAAAGCAG TTCTTTCCAGACCAGCTGACCCCGGCCCGGACAATTCCGTAAAGCGACGGCGAGTGACTGCGGAAATGGAAGGTAAATACATAATCAATATGCCAAAAGGGACAACAGCAAAAACTAAGAAAATCCTGGAACAACAAGCCACGAAAG GTTTGCCAAGGACGTCGGTCTTTGATAGGCTTGGTGCCGAAACAAAAGCAGACACCACTACTGGGAGTAAG CCGACGGGAGTGTTCAGCCGCCTGGGTGAAGTAGTCTGTCAGAAGGAGAGCAGTGATGACGACGAAGCTGGTTCTGTGCTTCAGTACGCCGGGGTCTTGAAGAGGGCTCCGACTGCGTCCGCTCAGGAGAGCCCCACGCTTCCGCTCCTAACCAAGGAGAGAGCTGCAGCAGCGAGAGCCAAAGCCTCTGCCACCACGATAAGACGACTGGCGGTCCCGAAAGCTAGCAGTAGGACTGTGCCCGGCAAGGGTGTACAGGCAACAGGAGTGGTCCCCACCACCCGCCTGCAGTCGGCGAGCCAAGCCAAGGTCAGCATCAGGCAGAGGCTGGGGAAGCCTGCCCCCACTGAGGCCGACACACAGGACAACAAAGTCACCAGTACAAAAAGCCGTGGCAGCCCGGAGTTCACTGTGACCATCAAGAACACGGCACGGACTCCGGCCGGTACCAAAGTGACCAGCAGTACGGAGGGTCGCCTGGCTCAGATGGACTCCACGGCGACCATCAGTGTGTTCGAACGGCTGGGCAAGAAGCTGAAGTAA
- the c12h19orf47 gene encoding uncharacterized protein C19orf47 homolog isoform X6, with product MATESINPSPGNVQFELKRTTGSPASRMITNSLSRESPPSTPVRRPETTTSKISVTVANKLATKKAVLSRPADPGPDNSVKRRRVTAEMEGKYIINMPKGTTAKTKKILEQQATKGLPRTSVFDRLGAETKADTTTGSKPTGVFSRLGEVVCQKESSDDDEAGSVLQYAGVLKRAPTASAQESPTLPLLTKERAAAARAKASATTIRRLAVPKASSRTVPGKGVQATGVVPTTRLQSASQAKVSIRQRLGKPAPTEADTQDNKVTSTKSRGSPEFTVTIKNTARTPAGTKVTSSTEGRLAQMDSTATISVFERLGKKLK from the exons ATGGCTACAGAGTCGATAAACCCCTCTCCTGGAAACGTACAGTTTGAATTGAAAAGAACAACGGGCTCAC CTGCCTCTCGGATGATTACCAACAGCTTGAGCAGAGAATCCCCACCTTCTACTCCGGTTCGGAGGCCTGAAACGACCACTTCCAAAATATCTGTCACTGTGGCCAACAAGCTTGCCACAAAGAAAGCAG TTCTTTCCAGACCAGCTGACCCCGGCCCGGACAATTCCGTAAAGCGACGGCGAGTGACTGCGGAAATGGAAGGTAAATACATAATCAATATGCCAAAAGGGACAACAGCAAAAACTAAGAAAATCCTGGAACAACAAGCCACGAAAG GTTTGCCAAGGACGTCGGTCTTTGATAGGCTTGGTGCCGAAACAAAAGCAGACACCACTACTGGGAGTAAG CCGACGGGAGTGTTCAGCCGCCTGGGTGAAGTAGTCTGTCAGAAGGAGAGCAGTGATGACGACGAAGCTGGTTCTGTGCTTCAGTACGCCGGGGTCTTGAAGAGGGCTCCGACTGCGTCCGCTCAGGAGAGCCCCACGCTTCCGCTCCTAACCAAGGAGAGAGCTGCAGCAGCGAGAGCCAAAGCCTCTGCCACCACGATAAGACGACTGGCGGTCCCGAAAGCTAGCAGTAGGACTGTGCCCGGCAAGGGTGTACAGGCAACAGGAGTGGTCCCCACCACCCGCCTGCAGTCGGCGAGCCAAGCCAAGGTCAGCATCAGGCAGAGGCTGGGGAAGCCTGCCCCCACTGAGGCCGACACACAGGACAACAAAGTCACCAGTACAAAAAGCCGTGGCAGCCCGGAGTTCACTGTGACCATCAAGAACACGGCACGGACTCCGGCCGGTACCAAAGTGACCAGCAGTACGGAGGGTCGCCTGGCTCAGATGGACTCCACGGCGACCATCAGTGTGTTCGAACGGCTGGGCAAGAAGCTGAAGTAA
- the c12h19orf47 gene encoding uncharacterized protein C19orf47 homolog isoform X4: protein MVSVTLATSEWIQFFKDAGIPAGPAVNYAVSFVDNRIQKNMLMDLTKDIMNELGITAVGDIIAILKHAKVVYKQELAKMATESINPSPGNVQFELKRTTGSLLSRPADPGPDNSVKRRRVTAEMEGKYIINMPKGTTAKTKKILEQQATKGLPRTSVFDRLGAETKADTTTGSKPTGVFSRLGEVVCQKESSDDDEAGSVLQYAGVLKRAPTASAQESPTLPLLTKERAAAARAKASATTIRRLAVPKASSRTVPGKGVQATGVVPTTRLQSASQAKVSIRQRLGKPAPTEADTQDNKVTSTKSRGSPEFTVTIKNTARTPAGTKVTSSTEGRLAQMDSTATISVFERLGKKLK from the exons GATTCAGAAGAACATGCTCATGGACCTCACCAAAGACATCATGAATGAACTGGGCATCACGGCTGTCGGGGATATTATTGCCATTCTAAAACATGCCAAAGTGGTTTACAAGCAG GAACTTGCTAAGATGGCTACAGAGTCGATAAACCCCTCTCCTGGAAACGTACAGTTTGAATTGAAAAGAACAACGGGCTCAC TTCTTTCCAGACCAGCTGACCCCGGCCCGGACAATTCCGTAAAGCGACGGCGAGTGACTGCGGAAATGGAAGGTAAATACATAATCAATATGCCAAAAGGGACAACAGCAAAAACTAAGAAAATCCTGGAACAACAAGCCACGAAAG GTTTGCCAAGGACGTCGGTCTTTGATAGGCTTGGTGCCGAAACAAAAGCAGACACCACTACTGGGAGTAAG CCGACGGGAGTGTTCAGCCGCCTGGGTGAAGTAGTCTGTCAGAAGGAGAGCAGTGATGACGACGAAGCTGGTTCTGTGCTTCAGTACGCCGGGGTCTTGAAGAGGGCTCCGACTGCGTCCGCTCAGGAGAGCCCCACGCTTCCGCTCCTAACCAAGGAGAGAGCTGCAGCAGCGAGAGCCAAAGCCTCTGCCACCACGATAAGACGACTGGCGGTCCCGAAAGCTAGCAGTAGGACTGTGCCCGGCAAGGGTGTACAGGCAACAGGAGTGGTCCCCACCACCCGCCTGCAGTCGGCGAGCCAAGCCAAGGTCAGCATCAGGCAGAGGCTGGGGAAGCCTGCCCCCACTGAGGCCGACACACAGGACAACAAAGTCACCAGTACAAAAAGCCGTGGCAGCCCGGAGTTCACTGTGACCATCAAGAACACGGCACGGACTCCGGCCGGTACCAAAGTGACCAGCAGTACGGAGGGTCGCCTGGCTCAGATGGACTCCACGGCGACCATCAGTGTGTTCGAACGGCTGGGCAAGAAGCTGAAGTAA
- the c12h19orf47 gene encoding uncharacterized protein C19orf47 homolog isoform X2: protein MDVYEATSEWIQFFKDAGIPAGPAVNYAVSFVDNRIQKNMLMDLTKDIMNELGITAVGDIIAILKHAKVVYKQELAKMATESINPSPGNVQFELKRTTGSPASRMITNSLSRESPPSTPVRRPETTTSKISVTVANKLATKKAVLSRPADPGPDNSVKRRRVTAEMEGKYIINMPKGTTAKTKKILEQQATKGLPRTSVFDRLGAETKADTTTGSKPTGVFSRLGEVVCQKESSDDDEAGSVLQYAGVLKRAPTASAQESPTLPLLTKERAAAARAKASATTIRRLAVPKASSRTVPGKGVQATGVVPTTRLQSASQAKVSIRQRLGKPAPTEADTQDNKVTSTKSRGSPEFTVTIKNTARTPAGTKVTSSTEGRLAQMDSTATISVFERLGKKLK from the exons GATTCAGAAGAACATGCTCATGGACCTCACCAAAGACATCATGAATGAACTGGGCATCACGGCTGTCGGGGATATTATTGCCATTCTAAAACATGCCAAAGTGGTTTACAAGCAG GAACTTGCTAAGATGGCTACAGAGTCGATAAACCCCTCTCCTGGAAACGTACAGTTTGAATTGAAAAGAACAACGGGCTCAC CTGCCTCTCGGATGATTACCAACAGCTTGAGCAGAGAATCCCCACCTTCTACTCCGGTTCGGAGGCCTGAAACGACCACTTCCAAAATATCTGTCACTGTGGCCAACAAGCTTGCCACAAAGAAAGCAG TTCTTTCCAGACCAGCTGACCCCGGCCCGGACAATTCCGTAAAGCGACGGCGAGTGACTGCGGAAATGGAAGGTAAATACATAATCAATATGCCAAAAGGGACAACAGCAAAAACTAAGAAAATCCTGGAACAACAAGCCACGAAAG GTTTGCCAAGGACGTCGGTCTTTGATAGGCTTGGTGCCGAAACAAAAGCAGACACCACTACTGGGAGTAAG CCGACGGGAGTGTTCAGCCGCCTGGGTGAAGTAGTCTGTCAGAAGGAGAGCAGTGATGACGACGAAGCTGGTTCTGTGCTTCAGTACGCCGGGGTCTTGAAGAGGGCTCCGACTGCGTCCGCTCAGGAGAGCCCCACGCTTCCGCTCCTAACCAAGGAGAGAGCTGCAGCAGCGAGAGCCAAAGCCTCTGCCACCACGATAAGACGACTGGCGGTCCCGAAAGCTAGCAGTAGGACTGTGCCCGGCAAGGGTGTACAGGCAACAGGAGTGGTCCCCACCACCCGCCTGCAGTCGGCGAGCCAAGCCAAGGTCAGCATCAGGCAGAGGCTGGGGAAGCCTGCCCCCACTGAGGCCGACACACAGGACAACAAAGTCACCAGTACAAAAAGCCGTGGCAGCCCGGAGTTCACTGTGACCATCAAGAACACGGCACGGACTCCGGCCGGTACCAAAGTGACCAGCAGTACGGAGGGTCGCCTGGCTCAGATGGACTCCACGGCGACCATCAGTGTGTTCGAACGGCTGGGCAAGAAGCTGAAGTAA